The Mycobacterium seoulense genome has a window encoding:
- a CDS encoding SDR family NAD(P)-dependent oxidoreductase → MAAARQTFQQRGPSVVNPDRARSRTFVVTGAASGIGLATAKRLLAEGAAVVGADLAAPPDLGPRFEFVTADVTDEAAIAGVLAAVPGRLDGVLHAAGVAGGGPVHLLDRAEWDRVIGINLTGTFLVAKAALARMIEQPRVDGERGSLVTVASVEGLEGTAGGSSYNAAKGGVVLLTKNIALDYGPSGIRANAICPGFIETPMAQGVFGLPGMEGPLQSITEEHALQRLGQPEEVAAMAAFLLSSDASFVSGQAIAVDGGYTAGRDHGVVKLFGFPS, encoded by the coding sequence ATGGCTGCGGCCCGACAGACCTTCCAGCAGAGGGGACCAAGCGTGGTGAACCCTGACCGTGCCCGCTCGCGCACCTTCGTCGTGACGGGCGCCGCATCCGGGATCGGCCTGGCGACCGCGAAACGCCTGCTGGCCGAGGGGGCCGCGGTCGTCGGCGCCGACCTGGCCGCCCCGCCCGACCTCGGGCCGCGGTTCGAGTTCGTCACCGCCGACGTCACCGACGAAGCCGCGATCGCCGGCGTGTTGGCCGCGGTGCCCGGACGACTCGACGGGGTGCTGCACGCCGCCGGGGTCGCCGGGGGAGGCCCGGTCCACCTGCTCGACCGGGCCGAATGGGATCGGGTGATCGGGATCAACCTCACCGGCACGTTCCTGGTCGCCAAGGCGGCGCTCGCGCGGATGATCGAGCAACCCCGCGTCGACGGCGAACGGGGCTCCCTGGTGACCGTCGCCAGTGTCGAGGGCCTGGAGGGCACGGCGGGCGGCAGCTCGTACAACGCGGCCAAGGGCGGCGTCGTGTTGCTCACCAAGAACATCGCGCTCGACTACGGGCCCAGCGGCATCCGGGCCAACGCCATCTGTCCCGGGTTCATCGAAACGCCGATGGCCCAGGGCGTCTTCGGCCTCCCCGGCATGGAGGGGCCGCTGCAATCGATCACCGAGGAGCACGCTCTGCAACGGCTGGGCCAGCCGGAGGAGGTCGCGGCCATGGCGGCGTTCCTGCTGTCGTCCGACGCCTCGTTCGTCAGCGGCCAGGCCATCGCCGTCGACGGTGGCTACACCGCGGGCCGCGATCACGGTGTCGTCAAACTCTTCGGCTTTCCCTCCTAG
- a CDS encoding sulfite exporter TauE/SafE family protein, whose amino-acid sequence MSPSHMLLICLAGFGAGAINALVGSGTLITFPTLVALGFPPVTATMSNATGLVAGSVSGTWGYRAELRGQWNRLRWQLPASLAGAVLGAFLLLHLPEKVFAEVVPVLLVLALVLVVVGPRIQAWTSRRAEVAGRSPEHITPARMAVLVLGTFAVGVYGGYFTAAQGILLVGLMGALLPESVQRMNAAKNLLTLVVNVVAAVAYTLVAFDRISWPAAGLIAAGSLAGGLVGARYGRRLSGNALRATIVVVGLIGLYRLVAVA is encoded by the coding sequence GTGTCGCCTTCCCACATGCTCCTGATCTGCTTGGCCGGGTTCGGCGCCGGCGCCATCAACGCGCTCGTCGGGTCCGGCACCCTGATCACCTTTCCCACGCTGGTCGCCCTGGGCTTCCCGCCCGTCACCGCCACCATGTCGAACGCGACCGGTCTGGTCGCCGGCAGCGTGTCGGGCACCTGGGGCTACCGCGCCGAACTGCGCGGGCAGTGGAACCGCCTGCGCTGGCAGCTGCCCGCCTCGCTGGCGGGTGCGGTGCTGGGCGCCTTCCTGCTGCTGCACCTGCCGGAGAAGGTCTTCGCCGAGGTGGTGCCGGTGCTGCTGGTGCTGGCGCTGGTGCTGGTGGTCGTCGGGCCGCGGATCCAGGCGTGGACGAGCCGGCGCGCGGAGGTGGCCGGCCGGTCACCCGAGCACATCACCCCTGCCCGCATGGCCGTCCTGGTGCTCGGCACCTTCGCCGTCGGCGTCTACGGCGGTTATTTCACCGCCGCTCAGGGCATCCTGCTGGTCGGCCTGATGGGCGCGCTGCTGCCGGAGTCGGTGCAGCGGATGAACGCGGCCAAGAACCTGCTGACGCTGGTGGTGAATGTGGTTGCGGCCGTGGCCTATACGTTGGTGGCCTTCGACCGCATCAGCTGGCCCGCCGCCGGGCTGATCGCGGCGGGCTCGCTGGCGGGCGGACTGGTCGGGGCCCGCTACGGGCGCCGCTTGTCGGGCAACGCGCTGCGCGCGACCATCGTGGTGGTGGGCCTGATCGGGCTGTATCGCCTGGTCGCCGTGGCGTGA
- a CDS encoding acyl-CoA dehydrogenase family protein codes for MGAVHRSPWVDDEVADLKHMAIKFFEAEAVPNRERWERQKCVDREFWLAAGRLGLLCASIPEEYGGGGGTLAHDFAILEAQAECGDSGFGNQVHSGLVAHYLLAYGTEEQKRRWLPKMATGEYIGAIAMSEPGGGSDLKALRTTAIRDGDHYRLNGSKTFISNGASADLIVLVVKTDPSAGAKGVSLLVLETAGARGFRVGRVLDKLGMKAQDTAELFFDDVRVPAGNLLGEEGAGYGYAMKQLAHERLIIAIIGVSTLETAVAETVAYTKQRHAYGAPLFSMQHIRFELADCATIARVARTFVDDCIVKHLRGELDAATASMAKAWVTDMQCAVIDRCLQLFGGYGYMLEYPITRMYADSRVQKIYAGTNEVMKELVARSL; via the coding sequence GTGGGCGCGGTACACCGATCGCCATGGGTCGACGACGAGGTCGCCGACCTCAAACACATGGCGATCAAGTTTTTCGAGGCCGAGGCCGTTCCGAACCGGGAACGCTGGGAGCGGCAAAAGTGCGTCGACCGTGAGTTCTGGTTGGCCGCGGGTCGATTGGGGCTGTTGTGCGCATCGATTCCGGAAGAGTACGGCGGGGGCGGCGGAACGCTGGCCCACGATTTCGCCATCCTCGAGGCGCAGGCCGAATGCGGCGACAGCGGATTCGGCAACCAGGTGCACAGCGGCCTGGTGGCGCATTACCTGCTCGCCTACGGCACGGAGGAACAGAAACGGCGGTGGCTGCCCAAGATGGCGACCGGCGAATACATCGGCGCGATCGCGATGTCGGAGCCCGGGGGCGGCTCGGACCTCAAAGCCCTGCGCACCACCGCGATCCGAGACGGTGACCACTACCGGCTGAACGGATCCAAGACGTTCATCTCCAACGGCGCCAGCGCGGACCTGATCGTGCTCGTGGTCAAGACCGACCCCTCGGCCGGCGCCAAGGGCGTCTCCCTGCTCGTCCTGGAAACCGCCGGCGCGCGGGGCTTCCGAGTCGGGCGCGTGCTGGACAAACTGGGCATGAAAGCTCAGGACACGGCGGAGCTGTTCTTCGACGACGTGCGGGTCCCCGCCGGCAACCTGCTGGGCGAGGAAGGCGCCGGCTACGGCTACGCGATGAAGCAGCTCGCCCACGAGCGCTTGATCATCGCCATCATCGGCGTGTCGACGCTGGAAACCGCCGTCGCCGAAACCGTCGCCTACACCAAGCAGCGTCACGCCTATGGGGCGCCACTGTTTTCCATGCAGCACATCAGGTTCGAACTCGCGGACTGCGCGACCATCGCAAGAGTGGCGCGAACCTTCGTCGACGACTGCATCGTCAAGCACCTGCGCGGCGAACTCGACGCCGCGACGGCGTCGATGGCCAAGGCGTGGGTTACCGACATGCAATGTGCGGTCATCGACCGGTGCTTGCAGCTGTTCGGCGGATACGGCTACATGCTGGAGTACCCGATCACCCGGATGTACGCCGACTCGCGCGTCCAGAAGATCTATGCCGGCACGAACGAAGTCATGAAGGAACTGGTCGCGCGTTCGCTGTGA
- a CDS encoding anti-sigma factor antagonist: MLSTKLVYELGDPNSTLRATADRSGPAVLIYAGGEIDACNEHTWRQLVSEVAGIVITPGPLVVDVTGLEFMGCCAFAVLADEAKRCKDRGVELRLVSREPIVARIVDACGLSALLPIYPTADSALASPARW, encoded by the coding sequence ATGCTCAGCACCAAGCTGGTCTACGAGCTGGGCGATCCGAACAGCACGCTGCGCGCCACGGCCGACCGCAGCGGCCCGGCGGTGCTGATCTACGCGGGCGGGGAGATCGACGCGTGCAACGAGCACACCTGGCGCCAGCTGGTCAGCGAGGTAGCCGGCATCGTCATCACGCCCGGCCCGCTCGTGGTCGACGTCACCGGACTCGAGTTCATGGGCTGCTGCGCCTTCGCGGTGCTGGCCGACGAGGCGAAGCGCTGCAAGGATCGCGGCGTCGAGCTGCGCCTGGTGAGCCGCGAGCCGATCGTCGCCCGCATCGTCGACGCGTGCGGCCTGTCCGCGCTGCTGCCCATCTACCCGACCGCCGATTCCGCACTGGCCTCCCCGGCCCGTTGGTAA
- a CDS encoding long-chain-fatty-acid--CoA ligase: protein MPPADTTAHTTETLAGFVDRHARQRPDAVAIRYGERQWSWADWAARIRRAAGALRAAGVQRGQSVAFLDKNHPACLEVLFAAASIGAVTTVVNWRVIGDELVHVLDDSGARLLFVGAELQAAAEAAAERAPGVERIVVVGDEYESLLAAAAPTEGDPGVDESETALVIYSSGTTGRPKGVLLSQRALVNHAANLAPAFPFGDGDANLVAMPLFHVGGIGYALFGIRAGVPTIMTREPDAAALIGAVRAGATHAFFVPPVIARFLDGGEAAHATVAGLRYIVYGAAPMPLPLLHRALSTWPDTRFVQVYGQTELCGAVTALSDADHRDSGRPHLQLAAGKAVLGTEIRVVDPETGAEVPAGEPGEIWVRSNQNMSGYLNRPDATAETITDDDWVRTGDIGRLDADGYVYIEDRLKDMIITGGENVYGPEVESVLIEHPAVADAAVIGVPDDFWGESVKAIVATTGEADVDASDVIEFCRRHLAGYKCPRSVDFVESLPRNASGKILKTQLREPYWRDRTRAV from the coding sequence ATGCCACCAGCCGATACCACGGCGCACACGACGGAGACGCTCGCCGGATTCGTCGACCGGCACGCCCGACAGCGGCCCGACGCCGTCGCGATTCGCTACGGCGAACGCCAGTGGTCCTGGGCTGACTGGGCCGCACGAATCCGCCGCGCGGCCGGCGCGCTGCGCGCCGCCGGTGTGCAGCGCGGGCAGTCGGTGGCATTCCTGGACAAGAACCACCCCGCCTGCCTCGAGGTGCTTTTCGCCGCCGCGTCCATCGGGGCCGTGACGACGGTCGTCAACTGGCGCGTCATCGGCGACGAACTCGTGCACGTGCTCGACGACAGTGGGGCGCGGCTGCTCTTCGTCGGCGCCGAGCTGCAGGCAGCGGCGGAGGCGGCCGCCGAACGCGCGCCGGGCGTGGAACGCATCGTCGTGGTGGGCGACGAGTACGAATCCCTGCTCGCCGCGGCGGCGCCCACCGAGGGCGACCCCGGGGTCGACGAGAGCGAGACGGCGCTGGTGATCTACAGCTCCGGCACCACCGGGCGACCGAAGGGCGTGCTGCTGAGCCAGCGCGCGCTGGTCAATCACGCCGCGAACCTGGCGCCGGCGTTCCCGTTCGGCGACGGGGACGCGAACCTGGTGGCCATGCCGCTCTTTCACGTCGGCGGAATCGGGTACGCGCTCTTCGGCATTCGGGCCGGGGTGCCCACGATCATGACCCGTGAACCCGACGCGGCCGCCCTCATCGGCGCGGTGCGGGCCGGCGCGACCCACGCCTTCTTCGTCCCGCCGGTGATCGCCCGGTTCCTCGACGGCGGCGAAGCGGCCCACGCCACCGTGGCGGGCCTGCGCTACATCGTGTACGGGGCGGCGCCCATGCCGCTGCCGCTGCTGCATCGCGCGCTGTCCACCTGGCCCGACACGCGTTTCGTCCAGGTGTACGGGCAGACCGAACTGTGCGGTGCGGTCACCGCGCTCAGCGACGCCGACCACCGCGATTCCGGCCGCCCGCACCTGCAGCTGGCCGCCGGAAAGGCGGTGCTGGGCACCGAGATTCGCGTGGTCGATCCCGAGACGGGCGCCGAGGTGCCCGCCGGGGAGCCCGGCGAGATCTGGGTGCGCAGCAACCAGAACATGAGCGGCTACCTGAACCGGCCCGACGCGACGGCCGAGACGATCACCGACGACGACTGGGTGCGCACGGGCGACATCGGGCGCCTCGACGCCGACGGCTACGTCTACATCGAGGACCGACTGAAGGACATGATCATCACCGGCGGCGAAAACGTGTACGGGCCCGAGGTGGAAAGCGTGCTCATCGAGCATCCCGCCGTGGCCGACGCCGCCGTGATCGGGGTGCCCGACGACTTCTGGGGGGAATCGGTCAAGGCGATCGTGGCGACCACGGGCGAGGCCGACGTCGACGCGAGCGACGTCATCGAATTCTGTCGTCGGCACCTGGCCGGTTACAAGTGCCCGCGGAGCGTCGACTTCGTGGAGTCGCTGCCCCGCAATGCGAGCGGAAAAATCCTCAAAACGCAGCTGCGCGAACCGTATTGGCGCGACCGGACGCGGGCGGTGTGA
- a CDS encoding TetR/AcrR family transcriptional regulator, giving the protein MIIDAAATLFSDKGYGNVSMSDVADAVAVGASALYRHFPSKQALLATVIEDALGTLDQALKGADASADLAAVLARLVLDHRTVGVLWRREGRHLREQDRKRLQRVARQIGDRLAQHIRYRRPDLGSAQADLLAWCALGIANSISFHRLSMPEPGFSALLAGLIAVPLGAGAELCGDAGGGESGGALVARSRREAILSAGAALFAQRGFTGVSVDDIGTAVGIAGPSVYNHFAAKTDILVAAMFRGNELLWANFNRAVADAPDVAGALRRVVLSYQTFAFANPDIVELLITEAAQLPESDSHSVRSAQRAYIDEWVHLARQLNPSWTVTEARIRVQAAQMMINDVVVMPRLRRLPGVRAVLADIAVALLAAPSTE; this is encoded by the coding sequence TTGATCATCGATGCGGCGGCCACCCTGTTCTCCGACAAGGGATACGGCAATGTCTCGATGAGCGATGTCGCCGACGCCGTGGCGGTCGGCGCGTCGGCGCTGTACCGGCACTTCCCGAGCAAACAGGCCCTATTGGCGACGGTGATCGAGGATGCCCTCGGCACTTTGGACCAGGCATTGAAGGGGGCCGACGCCTCCGCCGACCTGGCCGCCGTCCTGGCCCGACTGGTGCTGGATCACCGCACCGTGGGCGTGCTGTGGCGGCGTGAAGGCCGTCACCTCAGGGAGCAGGACCGGAAACGACTGCAGCGGGTCGCCCGACAGATCGGCGATCGACTCGCTCAACATATTCGATACCGGCGACCGGACCTGGGGTCCGCGCAGGCAGACCTGCTGGCATGGTGCGCGCTCGGCATCGCGAATAGCATTTCATTCCATCGCCTTTCGATGCCCGAGCCGGGCTTTTCGGCGCTCTTGGCCGGGTTGATCGCGGTACCGCTCGGTGCCGGCGCCGAGCTTTGTGGGGACGCGGGCGGCGGTGAGTCGGGCGGCGCGCTGGTCGCCCGCTCACGACGGGAGGCGATCCTGTCCGCGGGTGCCGCGCTGTTCGCCCAGCGGGGGTTCACGGGGGTCAGCGTCGACGACATCGGCACCGCTGTGGGCATCGCCGGACCCAGCGTCTACAACCACTTCGCCGCCAAGACCGACATCCTGGTAGCGGCCATGTTCCGCGGCAACGAACTGCTCTGGGCGAACTTCAATCGCGCCGTCGCCGACGCCCCCGACGTCGCCGGAGCCCTGCGCCGCGTGGTGCTCAGCTATCAGACCTTTGCGTTCGCCAATCCGGACATCGTCGAATTGCTCATTACCGAGGCGGCGCAACTCCCGGAGTCCGACAGTCACAGTGTCCGGAGCGCGCAGCGCGCCTATATCGACGAATGGGTCCACCTGGCGCGACAACTGAATCCCAGCTGGACGGTTACCGAGGCGCGGATCCGCGTGCAGGCGGCCCAGATGATGATCAACGACGTGGTGGTGATGCCGCGGTTGCGGAGACTTCCGGGAGTCCGGGCCGTCTTGGCCGACATCGCGGTGGCGTTGCTGGCTGCGCCATCGACGGAGTGA
- a CDS encoding catalase family peroxidase, with protein sequence MVTPDEAIEAIRGAGGAQPGCRALHAKGALYRGTFTATPDAVMLTRAKHFDGSTVPALIRFSNGAGNPGQRDNVPGIRGMAVKFTLPDGSTTDVSTQTARLFVSSTPDGFVDLLKAMRPGLTTPLRMAKYFLTHPRLLGALPVLRDANKIPVSYATIEYHGLHAFRWVAADGSARFVRYHLVPAAAQNYLSVSAAQNEGPDFLTDELNARLDSGPVRFEYRVQIGGPADSTVDPSAPWQSTQIATVGTIEITGLETEREHGGDIVVFDPMRVTDGIEPSDDPVLRFRTLAYSASVKLRTDVDRGAEAPPA encoded by the coding sequence ATGGTCACTCCCGATGAGGCGATCGAGGCGATTCGCGGCGCGGGCGGTGCACAGCCGGGTTGCCGCGCCCTGCACGCCAAAGGCGCGCTCTACCGCGGCACGTTCACGGCGACACCCGATGCGGTGATGCTCACGCGCGCAAAGCATTTCGATGGCTCGACGGTCCCGGCGCTGATCCGCTTCTCCAACGGCGCCGGCAATCCGGGTCAGCGCGACAACGTGCCGGGCATCCGCGGAATGGCGGTGAAGTTCACCCTGCCCGACGGTTCCACCACCGACGTGTCGACGCAGACCGCGCGCCTGTTCGTCTCGAGCACGCCGGACGGCTTCGTCGACCTGCTCAAGGCGATGCGGCCGGGCCTGACCACGCCGTTGCGCATGGCCAAGTACTTCCTCACCCACCCCCGGCTGCTCGGCGCGCTGCCGGTGCTGCGCGACGCGAACAAGATCCCGGTGAGCTACGCCACGATCGAGTACCACGGCTTGCACGCGTTCCGCTGGGTCGCCGCCGACGGCAGCGCCAGATTCGTTCGCTACCACCTGGTTCCGGCCGCCGCACAGAACTACCTGTCGGTGTCGGCCGCCCAGAACGAGGGGCCGGATTTCCTCACCGACGAACTCAACGCCCGCCTGGACAGCGGCCCGGTGCGGTTCGAATACCGGGTGCAGATCGGCGGGCCCGCCGACTCGACGGTCGATCCGTCGGCGCCCTGGCAGAGCACGCAGATCGCGACCGTCGGCACCATCGAGATCACCGGCCTGGAGACCGAGCGCGAGCACGGCGGCGACATCGTCGTGTTCGACCCGATGCGGGTGACCGACGGCATCGAGCCCTCCGACGATCCTGTCCTGCGCTTCCGGACGCTGGCGTATTCGGCGTCGGTCAAGCTCCGCACCGACGTCGACCGTGGGGCCGAAGCGCCGCCCGCCTGA
- a CDS encoding acyl-CoA synthetase, translating to MYVTQSLHRMLQQCPDMPLTVFADRQRTVRQSADRIARLAGALRARGVRRGERVAFLGLNSDRYHEYMYAVPWADAAVNPVNVRWSPAEIAYSLRDSETAVLLVDDAFAATVPQVEAAGAELSTIVYCGEGPCPPGMLDYETLIDSARPIPDPRRGGDELYGIFYTGGTTGHPKGVMLSHNNVMTSALGCLATGRFLTDHGRILHAAPLFHLAAIGMWIAGNVAGSTHVMVPSFTPGGVAEAIGNHHVTDVLLVPTMIQMLIDHSDSAGFDLTSLRHLIYGASPISEALVDRAQKAFPNTGLAQAYGMTELAPAATFLSAADHDNPALQRSAGRALPHVEVRVVDPNGDEVPAGEIGEVIVRGDNVMLGYWNRPAETAATVRDGWMHTGDVARMDEQGYLFIIDRLKDMIITGGENVYSAEVENALAGHPTVAASAVIGVPDDQWGERVHAVIVSRPGSNPTEESIREHCRELIAGYKVPRSMEFVTELPVSGAGKVLKRELRERYRGPVDSR from the coding sequence ATGTATGTGACACAGTCGCTTCACCGCATGCTCCAGCAGTGTCCGGACATGCCGCTGACGGTTTTCGCCGATCGCCAACGTACGGTGCGCCAGTCTGCCGATCGCATCGCGCGGCTGGCTGGCGCTCTGCGGGCGCGGGGCGTGCGCCGCGGCGAGCGGGTGGCCTTCTTGGGCCTGAACTCCGACCGCTATCACGAGTACATGTACGCGGTGCCATGGGCTGACGCGGCCGTGAACCCGGTCAACGTCCGCTGGAGCCCGGCCGAAATCGCCTACTCGCTACGGGATTCGGAAACCGCCGTGCTGCTCGTCGACGATGCGTTCGCCGCCACCGTCCCGCAGGTGGAGGCCGCGGGCGCCGAGCTGTCGACGATCGTCTACTGCGGCGAGGGCCCCTGCCCGCCGGGGATGCTCGACTACGAAACGCTCATCGACAGCGCGCGGCCGATCCCCGACCCACGACGCGGTGGGGACGAGCTTTACGGCATCTTCTACACCGGCGGTACGACCGGGCATCCCAAGGGAGTGATGCTCAGCCACAACAACGTGATGACCTCCGCGCTGGGCTGCCTGGCCACCGGCCGGTTCCTCACCGACCACGGCCGAATCCTGCACGCCGCGCCCCTGTTTCATCTGGCGGCGATCGGCATGTGGATCGCCGGCAACGTCGCAGGATCAACCCACGTGATGGTGCCGTCGTTCACCCCCGGCGGCGTGGCCGAAGCGATCGGCAACCATCACGTCACCGACGTGTTGCTGGTACCGACGATGATCCAGATGCTGATCGACCATTCGGACTCCGCCGGGTTCGACCTCACCTCGCTGCGCCACCTCATCTACGGGGCCTCACCGATCTCCGAAGCGCTTGTCGACCGTGCCCAAAAGGCGTTTCCGAATACCGGTTTGGCGCAGGCGTACGGGATGACCGAGCTGGCCCCGGCGGCCACCTTCCTCTCGGCGGCCGACCATGACAACCCGGCACTGCAGCGATCCGCCGGCCGGGCCCTCCCTCATGTCGAAGTGCGGGTGGTGGACCCGAACGGCGACGAGGTGCCGGCGGGTGAGATCGGGGAAGTCATCGTGCGCGGCGACAACGTCATGCTCGGCTACTGGAACCGGCCCGCCGAGACGGCCGCCACGGTTCGCGACGGCTGGATGCACACTGGTGACGTGGCGCGCATGGACGAGCAGGGCTACTTGTTCATCATCGACCGTCTCAAAGACATGATCATCACGGGCGGCGAGAACGTCTACTCGGCCGAGGTCGAGAACGCCCTGGCCGGCCACCCCACGGTCGCCGCCTCGGCGGTCATCGGCGTGCCCGACGATCAATGGGGCGAACGGGTCCACGCCGTCATCGTGTCGCGTCCGGGGAGCAATCCGACCGAGGAATCGATACGGGAGCACTGCCGGGAACTCATCGCCGGGTATAAGGTGCCGCGCAGCATGGAATTCGTCACCGAGCTACCCGTTTCCGGCGCGGGTAAGGTCCTCAAACGTGAGCTGCGCGAACGCTATCGGGGCCCCGTGGACAGTCGATAA